A genomic segment from Streptomyces antibioticus encodes:
- a CDS encoding sensor histidine kinase: protein MNTETTDTTRPGTIENGGGSRTRAVVLAAVQGLVLALVVLPFAVLGLVLTLLSLALIPLGIGLVTTPAVLALVRTLAATRRRLAEEWCGVRIPVVYRPLTPGARPWTRTVELLRDPQTWRDVRWLPVDMTAGFVTALLPAVLLLYPVEGFAVAAGLWRELAGDGTYWYGFVPVSDQPTALGAGATAAVLLVAAYRLTPALLLLHFRLTRALLASPEGELAERVRVLTETRRDAVDTSAAELRRIERDLHDGAQARLVAMGMDLGTVEALVDKDPERAKLLLAQTRRASAEALAELRDLVRGIHPPVLAERGLGDAVRALALRLPVPTEVVVDLPGRAEAPVESAAYFAVSEILTNAVKHSGAGRIWADLHHADGLLRISVTDDGRGGAAVGAGSGLAGVERRLGTFDGVLAVSSPVGGPTMVTLEIPCVLS, encoded by the coding sequence GGGCCGTCGTGCTCGCCGCCGTGCAGGGGCTGGTGCTGGCGCTGGTGGTCCTGCCGTTCGCCGTGCTGGGCCTCGTACTGACCCTGCTCTCCCTGGCGTTGATCCCGCTCGGGATCGGCCTCGTCACCACCCCGGCGGTGCTCGCCCTGGTGCGCACCCTCGCCGCCACCCGCCGACGGCTCGCCGAGGAGTGGTGCGGGGTGCGGATACCGGTGGTGTACCGGCCGCTGACGCCGGGCGCCCGCCCCTGGACGCGCACCGTCGAGCTGCTCCGCGACCCGCAGACCTGGCGGGACGTGCGCTGGCTGCCGGTGGACATGACGGCGGGGTTCGTGACCGCGCTGCTGCCGGCCGTGCTGCTGCTCTACCCGGTGGAGGGGTTCGCGGTGGCGGCCGGGCTGTGGCGGGAACTGGCCGGCGACGGGACGTACTGGTACGGCTTCGTGCCGGTCAGCGACCAGCCGACCGCGCTGGGGGCGGGGGCGACCGCCGCGGTGCTGCTGGTGGCCGCCTACCGGCTCACCCCGGCGCTGCTGCTCCTCCACTTCCGGCTCACCCGCGCCCTGTTGGCCTCACCCGAAGGTGAACTGGCCGAGCGCGTGCGGGTGTTGACGGAGACGCGGCGGGACGCCGTGGACACCTCGGCCGCCGAACTGCGCCGTATCGAACGGGATCTGCACGACGGTGCGCAGGCCCGGCTGGTGGCGATGGGCATGGATCTCGGCACGGTCGAGGCGCTGGTCGACAAGGACCCGGAGCGCGCCAAGCTGTTGCTCGCGCAGACCCGCCGGGCCTCCGCCGAGGCGCTCGCCGAACTGCGGGACCTGGTGCGCGGGATCCACCCCCCGGTGCTGGCCGAACGCGGTCTGGGCGACGCGGTCCGGGCGCTGGCGCTCAGGCTGCCGGTGCCGACCGAGGTCGTGGTGGATCTGCCGGGCCGGGCCGAGGCCCCCGTGGAGTCGGCGGCCTACTTCGCGGTGAGCGAGATCCTCACCAACGCGGTCAAGCACTCCGGCGCCGGCCGGATCTGGGCCGATCTGCACCACGCGGACGGGCTGTTGCGGATCTCGGTCACCGACGACGGCCGGGGCGGCGCGGCGGTCGGGGCCGGCTCGGGACTGGCCGGGGTCGAACGGCGGCTGGGTACATTCGACGGCGTCCTGGCCGTCAGCTCCCCGGTGGGCGGCCCCACCATGGTGACCCTGGAGATTCCTTGCGTGTTGTCCTAG
- a CDS encoding 5-carboxymethyl-2-hydroxymuconate Delta-isomerase — protein MPQITVDHSAELSAALDRGAFARALHTAVVEIAAARPEACKTLFRAADFTAYGYEDPEEGRHAIVHVTLGLLAGRTDATKEKLIEAVLELLRTQVKDDGIVLHASAEIRDLDPSYRKFER, from the coding sequence ATGCCGCAGATCACCGTCGACCACTCGGCCGAGCTGAGCGCCGCCCTCGACCGGGGCGCCTTCGCACGGGCGCTGCACACCGCCGTCGTCGAGATCGCGGCCGCCAGGCCGGAAGCCTGCAAGACCCTGTTCCGCGCGGCCGACTTCACGGCGTACGGCTACGAGGACCCCGAGGAGGGCCGGCACGCGATCGTGCACGTGACCCTCGGACTGCTCGCCGGCCGCACCGACGCGACCAAGGAGAAGCTCATCGAGGCCGTCCTGGAACTGCTGCGCACGCAGGTGAAGGACGACGGGATCGTGCTGCACGCCTCCGCCGAGATCCGCGATCTCGACCCGTCCTACCGCAAGTTCGAGCGCTGA
- a CDS encoding tetratricopeptide repeat protein, translated as MNDDWEDRVTAAWATFDTYPPERAADFRAVVDTLVAELPPDSPLGPFERACAWDSTGHSDRAVPLYREALARGLSGYKGRRARIQLASSLRNTGLAEEGVALLTPELDGPSDELDDAVRATLALCLSSLGRDREGLALVLGALAPHLPRYQRSMANYARALTDPVG; from the coding sequence GTGAACGACGACTGGGAAGACCGCGTGACCGCCGCCTGGGCGACCTTCGACACATATCCGCCCGAGCGGGCGGCCGACTTCCGGGCCGTCGTCGACACGCTCGTCGCCGAACTCCCGCCGGACAGCCCGCTGGGCCCCTTCGAGCGGGCCTGCGCCTGGGACTCGACCGGCCACTCCGACCGGGCGGTCCCGCTGTACCGGGAGGCCCTGGCCCGGGGTCTGTCCGGGTACAAGGGCCGGCGGGCGAGGATCCAGCTCGCCAGCTCCCTGCGCAACACCGGCCTGGCCGAGGAGGGCGTCGCGCTGCTGACCCCCGAGCTGGACGGCCCGTCCGACGAACTCGACGACGCCGTACGCGCCACCCTGGCGCTGTGTCTGTCGAGCCTGGGCCGCGACCGCGAAGGACTGGCGCTGGTGCTGGGCGCGCTGGCCCCTCATCTGCCGCGCTACCAGCGGTCGATGGCCAACTACGCCCGCGCGCTGACCGACCCGGTGGGGTGA
- a CDS encoding DUF1996 domain-containing protein, with product MGRNTRKRRSSMATKAVAASAALALGGGGLIWANFYASAHESRSGQNATKAASAGWVATISCPDVGQKLTNVPRQARDEVGGELANLDSQITEAYQRLATTRDAQARDASFVQNSILVPLQQRRKVIFDRIRLEVGRAGGTTPQNLDSLINCTATPANQTNAGGQNNNNGGQQNNGGQQNNNGGQQNNGGQQNGGQNNNGGQQGGGGQGGNGPVAADFVDITKVQGNAQLGVGANGLAANGNGGSRGTFTTKCGTNGNDNHNTDNVIVAPGVTNGAHHLHDYVGNQNNDAFASDQELAGAQTSCQNQGDKSSYFWPVLRLQNGTQDFDQNNDGGGKEGNVGKILQPAQAQLKFVGNKRGPVVAMPTALRIITGDAKAFVNGNANANVNWSCTGFENRVQLKDKYPICPRGSQVVRTTNFQSCWDGQNIDSANHRTHVAFVQADGTCANGFKAIPQLQVRLVYNVPAPRIQNGTVVNPYAVDSFPENLHKPITDHNDFINFFSTNTMNKLVNCINSGRRCQ from the coding sequence ATGGGACGCAACACACGTAAACGCCGTTCGTCGATGGCCACCAAGGCCGTGGCAGCATCGGCGGCCCTAGCGCTCGGTGGGGGCGGGCTGATCTGGGCGAACTTCTACGCCTCGGCGCACGAGTCGAGGTCGGGACAGAACGCGACGAAGGCCGCCTCGGCGGGCTGGGTCGCCACCATCTCCTGCCCGGACGTGGGGCAGAAGCTGACCAATGTGCCGAGGCAGGCCCGCGACGAGGTCGGGGGTGAACTGGCCAATCTCGACAGCCAGATCACCGAGGCGTACCAGCGCCTCGCCACCACCCGGGACGCCCAGGCCAGAGATGCGAGCTTCGTCCAGAACAGCATCCTCGTGCCGCTCCAGCAGCGGCGGAAGGTCATCTTCGACCGCATCAGGCTGGAGGTCGGCCGGGCCGGCGGCACCACGCCCCAGAACCTGGACTCCCTGATCAACTGCACCGCCACCCCGGCCAACCAGACCAACGCGGGCGGCCAGAACAACAACAACGGCGGCCAGCAGAACAACGGCGGTCAGCAGAACAACAACGGTGGCCAGCAGAACAATGGCGGCCAGCAGAACGGCGGCCAGAACAACAACGGCGGCCAGCAGGGCGGCGGCGGTCAGGGCGGCAACGGCCCGGTCGCGGCGGACTTCGTGGACATCACCAAGGTCCAGGGCAACGCCCAGCTCGGCGTCGGCGCCAACGGTCTCGCGGCCAACGGCAACGGCGGTTCGCGCGGCACCTTCACCACGAAGTGCGGCACCAACGGCAACGACAACCACAACACGGACAACGTGATCGTGGCCCCCGGTGTCACCAACGGCGCCCACCACCTGCACGACTACGTCGGCAACCAGAACAACGACGCCTTCGCGAGCGACCAGGAACTGGCCGGGGCCCAGACCTCGTGCCAGAACCAGGGCGACAAGTCGTCGTACTTCTGGCCGGTGCTGCGTCTCCAGAACGGCACGCAGGACTTCGACCAGAACAACGACGGCGGCGGCAAGGAGGGCAACGTCGGCAAGATCCTCCAGCCGGCGCAGGCCCAGCTCAAGTTCGTCGGCAACAAGCGCGGCCCCGTCGTCGCGATGCCGACCGCGCTGCGCATCATCACCGGTGACGCCAAGGCGTTCGTCAACGGCAACGCCAACGCCAACGTGAACTGGAGCTGCACCGGCTTCGAGAACAGGGTGCAGCTCAAGGACAAGTACCCGATCTGCCCGCGCGGCAGCCAGGTGGTGCGCACGACCAACTTCCAGAGCTGCTGGGACGGTCAGAACATCGACAGCGCCAACCACCGTACGCACGTGGCGTTCGTCCAGGCGGACGGCACCTGCGCCAACGGCTTCAAGGCGATCCCCCAGCTCCAGGTCCGGCTGGTCTACAACGTCCCGGCCCCCAGGATCCAGAACGGCACGGTCGTGAACCCCTACGCGGTCGACTCGTTCCCGGAGAACCTGCACAAGCCGATCACCGACCACAACGACTTCATCAACTTCTTCTCCACGAACACGATGAACAAGCTGGTCAACTGCATCAACTCCGGCAGGCGCTGCCAGTGA
- a CDS encoding metal-dependent hydrolase, translating to MSNKQDRIPLKARKVSFSWDGTPLHWVPGDPFTTHTINVLHLLLPAGERWFVHVYRQVLPFIRDERLREDVIGFIGQEAMHSQAHDEVLPHLKEQGLDPTPYTAQVDWLFEKLLGDRTLPPGRARRWWLKERVALIAAIEHYTAFLGDWVLNADELDRRGADPTMLDLLRWHGAEEVEHRSVAFDLFMHLDGDYRRRVRTWAVAFGALLFLWQRGARFFMANDPTLVDGRARFRDFYLRGRRGTLPATGALLKSVPRYLSRDYHPSQEGSTEQAVAYLASSPAALAAEKAEKGVL from the coding sequence ATGTCTAACAAGCAGGACCGGATACCGCTCAAGGCCCGCAAGGTGTCCTTCTCCTGGGACGGCACCCCGCTGCACTGGGTCCCCGGTGATCCGTTCACCACGCACACCATCAACGTGCTGCATCTGCTGCTGCCGGCCGGCGAGCGCTGGTTCGTGCACGTCTACCGGCAGGTGCTGCCGTTCATCCGGGACGAGCGGCTGCGCGAGGACGTCATCGGGTTCATCGGCCAGGAGGCCATGCACTCCCAGGCCCATGACGAGGTGCTGCCGCACCTCAAGGAGCAGGGGCTCGATCCGACGCCGTACACCGCGCAGGTCGACTGGCTCTTCGAGAAGCTGCTCGGCGACCGCACGCTGCCGCCGGGGCGGGCGCGGCGCTGGTGGCTGAAGGAGCGGGTGGCGCTGATCGCGGCCATCGAGCACTACACCGCCTTCCTGGGCGACTGGGTGCTCAACGCCGACGAGCTGGACCGCCGGGGCGCCGATCCGACCATGCTGGACCTGCTGCGCTGGCACGGCGCGGAGGAGGTCGAGCACCGCTCGGTCGCCTTCGACCTGTTCATGCACCTCGACGGCGACTACCGGCGCCGGGTGCGCACCTGGGCCGTGGCGTTCGGGGCGCTGCTCTTCCTGTGGCAGCGCGGGGCGCGCTTCTTCATGGCGAACGACCCGACGCTGGTCGACGGCAGGGCGCGCTTCCGCGACTTCTACCTGCGGGGCCGGCGGGGCACGCTGCCCGCGACCGGTGCGCTGCTGAAGTCCGTCCCGCGCTATCTGAGCCGGGACTACCACCCCTCGCAGGAGGGTTCGACGGAGCAGGCGGTGGCGTATCTGGCGTCCTCGCCCGCGGCACTGGCCGCCGAGAAGGCCGAGAAGGGGGTCCTGTGA
- a CDS encoding TetR/AcrR family transcriptional regulator, whose amino-acid sequence MTTGVRRRMGVEERRQQLIGVALELFAQRSPDEVSIDEIAAAAGISRPLVYHYFPGKISLYEAALKRASEDLASRFVEPHEGPLGARLLRVMGRYFDFVDEHGPGFSALMRGGPAVSVGGVDSMSHVSTTNALIDSVRQAAYEQILSHLGIADPPARLDLVVRSWISLAESTALIWLDGRRIPREELEVQLVRDFAALMAVSAAYDTETRALLRPVLDGEPAGGPFGDLAARLIALVS is encoded by the coding sequence ATGACAACCGGGGTTCGCCGCAGAATGGGAGTCGAGGAGCGGCGGCAGCAGTTGATCGGCGTCGCCCTCGAACTCTTCGCCCAGCGCTCGCCCGACGAGGTGTCCATCGACGAGATAGCGGCGGCCGCCGGTATCTCGCGGCCCCTCGTCTACCACTACTTCCCCGGCAAGATCAGCCTGTACGAGGCCGCGTTGAAACGCGCCTCGGAGGACCTCGCGAGCCGGTTCGTGGAGCCCCACGAAGGGCCGCTGGGCGCCCGGTTGCTGCGGGTGATGGGCCGCTACTTCGACTTCGTCGACGAGCACGGCCCCGGTTTCTCCGCGCTGATGCGCGGCGGGCCGGCCGTGTCGGTCGGCGGGGTCGACTCGATGAGCCATGTCTCGACCACCAACGCCCTCATCGACTCGGTGCGCCAGGCCGCCTACGAGCAGATCCTGTCGCACCTGGGCATCGCCGACCCGCCCGCCCGGCTGGATCTGGTGGTGCGCTCGTGGATCTCGCTCGCCGAGTCGACGGCGCTGATCTGGCTGGACGGGCGGCGCATCCCGCGCGAGGAGCTGGAGGTGCAGCTCGTGCGGGACTTCGCCGCGCTGATGGCGGTGAGCGCCGCCTACGACACCGAGACGCGGGCGCTGCTGCGGCCCGTGCTCGACGGTGAGCCGGCCGGCGGGCCGTTCGGGGACCTGGCGGCCCGGCTCATCGCGCTCGTGTCCTGA
- a CDS encoding LuxR C-terminal-related transcriptional regulator: MRVVLAEDLFLLRDGLVRLLEAYDFEIAAAVESGPELERALAELEPDVAVVDVRLPPTHTDEGLQCALKARRARPGLPVLVLSQHVEQLYARELLADGSGGVGYLLKDRVFDAEQFVDAVRRVAAGGTAMDPQVIQQLLARRSGDEQSPVSRLTPREREVLELMAQGRSNTAIAGKLVVTERAVAKHTANIFVKLGLEVSDDDNRRVLAVLAYLDRDR; this comes from the coding sequence TTGCGTGTTGTCCTAGCCGAAGACCTGTTCCTGCTGCGGGACGGGCTGGTGCGACTGCTCGAGGCGTACGACTTCGAGATCGCCGCCGCCGTGGAGAGCGGGCCCGAGCTGGAGCGGGCGCTCGCCGAACTGGAGCCGGACGTCGCCGTGGTGGACGTCCGGCTCCCGCCGACGCACACGGACGAGGGCCTCCAGTGCGCGCTGAAGGCGCGCCGCGCCCGGCCCGGGCTGCCGGTGCTGGTCCTCTCCCAGCACGTCGAGCAGTTGTACGCGCGGGAGTTGCTCGCCGACGGCAGCGGCGGCGTCGGCTATCTGCTGAAGGACCGGGTGTTCGACGCGGAGCAGTTCGTGGACGCCGTACGGCGGGTCGCGGCGGGCGGGACGGCGATGGACCCCCAGGTGATCCAGCAGTTGCTGGCGCGGCGCTCCGGCGACGAACAGAGTCCTGTGAGCCGCCTCACACCTCGGGAGCGGGAGGTGCTCGAACTGATGGCGCAAGGCCGGTCGAACACCGCGATCGCCGGCAAACTGGTCGTCACCGAGCGGGCCGTCGCCAAACACACCGCGAACATTTTCGTGAAGCTGGGTTTGGAGGTCTCCGACGACGACAACCGCAGGGTACTGGCGGTGCTGGCCTATCTGGACCGTGATCGGTGA
- a CDS encoding PDR/VanB family oxidoreductase: protein MPRPMTVVAVAGAAWLVRRALRRRIEGSPLWPMPALAEPVSGRPRSRALRLRVAARETAADGVVRLRLEGRDLPRWEPGAHIDVVLPSGLVRQYSLCGDPADTGSYTIAARLVADGRGGSREVHEKLLEGTEIEVRGPRNRFPLVAAPSYVFVAGGIGITPVLPMLRALPEGADWRLVYAGRTRASMPFLAEIEAFGGERVTVVEGRPDADVLPADLPEGTAVYCCGPEGLMAAVAERFPAVRIERFGARAAAGGAFEVELRRTGRVVTVPADSSVLSAVRAELPGTLYSCEQGFCGTCQQRVLEGEVDHRDELLTDDERGDSMLICVSRAHTERLVLDM, encoded by the coding sequence ATGCCGAGGCCGATGACCGTGGTGGCCGTCGCCGGTGCGGCCTGGCTGGTGCGGCGGGCGCTGCGGCGCCGGATCGAGGGCTCGCCGCTGTGGCCGATGCCCGCGCTGGCGGAGCCGGTGTCCGGGCGGCCCCGTTCGCGGGCGCTGCGGCTGCGGGTGGCCGCGCGCGAGACCGCGGCCGACGGGGTCGTACGGCTGCGGCTCGAAGGGCGGGACCTGCCGCGCTGGGAGCCGGGGGCGCACATCGACGTGGTGCTGCCGTCGGGGCTGGTGCGGCAGTACTCGCTGTGCGGGGACCCGGCGGACACCGGGTCGTACACGATCGCGGCCCGGCTGGTGGCGGACGGGCGGGGCGGTTCGCGGGAGGTGCACGAGAAGCTGCTGGAGGGCACGGAGATCGAGGTCCGGGGGCCGCGGAACCGGTTCCCGCTGGTCGCCGCGCCGTCGTACGTGTTCGTCGCGGGCGGCATCGGGATCACGCCGGTCCTGCCGATGCTGCGGGCGCTGCCCGAGGGCGCCGACTGGCGGCTGGTGTACGCGGGCCGGACGCGCGCCTCGATGCCGTTCCTGGCGGAGATCGAGGCGTTCGGCGGGGAGCGGGTGACCGTGGTGGAGGGGCGCCCGGACGCCGACGTGCTGCCGGCGGATCTGCCCGAGGGGACGGCGGTGTACTGCTGCGGCCCCGAGGGGCTGATGGCGGCGGTGGCCGAGCGGTTCCCGGCCGTGCGGATCGAGCGGTTCGGGGCGCGGGCGGCGGCCGGTGGCGCCTTCGAGGTCGAACTGCGGCGCACCGGGCGGGTGGTGACGGTCCCGGCGGACTCGTCGGTGCTGTCCGCGGTCCGTGCCGAGCTGCCGGGCACGCTCTACTCCTGCGAGCAGGGCTTCTGCGGGACGTGCCAGCAGCGGGTCCTGGAGGGCGAAGTGGACCACCGCGACGAGCTGTTGACCGACGACGAACGCGGCGACTCGATGCTCATCTGTGTGTCGCGGGCGCACACCGAGCGGCTGGTGCTCGACATGTGA